In the bacterium genome, one interval contains:
- a CDS encoding DEAD/DEAH box helicase: protein MIYHPRPYQASAIAAGVSYLTDPALKGRHGLIVAPTGSGKSLLAANIALALPGPCVVFQPSKELIEQNAGKLRAYGYEPAVWSDSMGCRERGRVTLATIGSVVRHIEAFHDVEFILVDECHLVNAKGGMYHDFIRLMAHARCLGLTATPYRLASNSFGACLRFQTRTRPRLFTDVVHVTQIGDLSRDGYLAPVDYRVKPAIERTRLKYNTTGGDFTDESIRDEFERSGFAGKLEAEVLSLAQEGRRHILVFTRFQAEAEEITRRLFAAGVSSAVVTADTPDRERAGLVEAFRHGGFQVVANVNVLSTGFDFPALDTVVLARPSLSLAVYYQQVGRAIRPAPDKVSAVVLDLVGLSTQFGPIERLSLERTGKKHDLWAVFSGDRQLTNVSFGQDDKRKRKAAFWGGRRGGKAAAARGPAEAFRW, encoded by the coding sequence ATGATCTACCACCCTCGTCCCTACCAAGCGTCGGCGATTGCCGCCGGCGTCTCGTACCTGACCGACCCGGCGCTGAAGGGGCGCCACGGCCTCATCGTGGCGCCCACGGGCTCGGGCAAGAGCCTCCTGGCGGCCAACATCGCCCTTGCCCTGCCCGGGCCGTGCGTCGTGTTCCAGCCGTCCAAGGAACTGATCGAGCAGAACGCCGGCAAGCTCCGCGCCTACGGCTACGAGCCGGCGGTCTGGTCCGACTCGATGGGCTGCCGGGAGCGCGGGCGCGTCACGCTCGCCACCATCGGCAGCGTCGTGCGGCATATCGAGGCCTTCCACGACGTCGAGTTCATCCTCGTCGACGAGTGCCACCTGGTCAACGCCAAGGGCGGGATGTACCACGACTTCATCCGGCTGATGGCGCACGCGCGCTGCCTCGGGCTCACGGCCACGCCCTACCGGCTCGCCAGCAACTCCTTCGGCGCCTGTCTGCGGTTCCAGACGCGCACGCGGCCGCGCCTGTTCACCGACGTCGTGCACGTCACCCAGATCGGCGACCTCTCGCGGGACGGCTACCTCGCGCCCGTCGATTACCGGGTCAAGCCCGCGATCGAGCGGACGCGACTCAAGTACAACACCACGGGCGGCGATTTCACGGACGAGTCCATCCGAGACGAGTTCGAGCGCAGCGGCTTTGCGGGGAAGCTCGAGGCCGAGGTGCTGTCGCTCGCCCAGGAAGGCCGGCGGCACATTCTGGTGTTCACGCGATTCCAGGCCGAGGCCGAGGAGATCACGCGGCGACTCTTCGCCGCCGGCGTCTCGTCGGCGGTTGTGACAGCCGACACCCCTGACCGTGAGCGGGCCGGGCTCGTCGAGGCGTTCCGTCACGGGGGGTTCCAGGTCGTCGCGAACGTCAACGTGCTCTCGACCGGGTTCGACTTCCCGGCGCTCGACACGGTCGTCCTGGCGCGGCCGTCGCTGTCCCTGGCGGTCTACTACCAGCAGGTCGGGCGCGCCATCCGGCCGGCGCCGGACAAGGTCTCTGCGGTCGTCCTGGACCTGGTCGGGCTCTCGACGCAATTCGGGCCGATCGAGCGCCTGAGCCTCGAGCGCACCGGCAAGAAGCACGACCTGTGGGCGGTCTTCTCGGGCGACCGGCAGCTCACCAACGTCTCCTTCGGCCAGGACGACAAGCGGAAGCGGAAGGCGGCGTTCTGGGGCGGGCGCCGCGGCGGGAAGGCCGCGGCCGCGCGGGGCCCCGCGGAGGCGTTCCGATGGTGA